From Magnetococcales bacterium:
GGAAAGGACCTCCCCGATTTCCCTGGGCAGACGTTCCCGCAGCAAAGTGCCCGCCGTCTCCGGGTTGGAGAGCAACGCTTTCAGGAACCGATCATGGGGGTGAAC
This genomic window contains:
- a CDS encoding Rpn family recombination-promoting nuclease/putative transposase, producing the protein MAEIVHPHDRFLKALLSNPETAGTLLRERLPREIGEVLS